The sequence ATCGATGTGCACGACGATTTGGTGAACCCACTCGAAGGTGGTTCGACCATTGTCATCACGTCGACTGCTGGCACCATCAGCGGTGGAAACATCAGCGTGCCGGACGACGAATCCTTCAACCAGCTGGTGGACGGTAAGACAAGTTTCAGCTTCTCGCTTTCGGTCGATCAATCGGTTACCAAGACCACTAACGCAGCCATCAGCGTGACGATTACTTCGCCCAACGGCAACTACAACGCACCTCTGACATCTGGTGAAATCGTTGTTCCCTAAAGGATGTGGCTGAGGGGGGTCGGTTCCTCGGGTCCCCCCACTGCGAATTGCGTTAACCGCTGTATGTTTGCTAGAGGCGTTGCCATGGCAGCCAAGAAAAGAGATCCTCGTGCTGCGAAAGATCAGACGGTTCCGCGCGTGCTCGTCCTGCACGGTCCAAATCTCAACATGGTAGGCACGCGTGAACCGGGCATCTACGGCCACGAGACGCTGGCCGACATCGAACGCGGACTCAGCGAACTGGCGCTTGACCTTGGTGTTGCGCTGAAGACGTTCCAGTCGAACAGTGAAGGGGCGCTCGTCGATCGCATTCAGGCGGCGCGGGGCACGGCCGACGCCATTGTCCTGAATGCCGGAGCCTACACGCACACCAGTGTCGCCATCCGCGACGCGCTACTCGCCACCGATTTGCCCGTCATCGAAGTGCACCTGTCCAACACGTACAAGCGCGAGCCGTTTCGCCACTGCTCCTTGATTGCCGACATCGCGGTGGGACAGATCACCGGCTTCGGCGCGAACAGCTATCTGCTCGGGTTGCGTGCGGCGGCGGATATCCTGGCGCGCCGGAAGTAAAGGGAGTATCGGCGGTCGGCCGGGTTCACTCGGGCTGCACGGCCGCTGGCACGTAGGCTTTCTTCAGGCGACTGCGCTGTGCATGGCGTTCGAGTCCCAGATCGATCAGACGGCTGATCAGTTCCCGGTAAGATAGGCCGGACGCTTCCCACAACTTCGGGTACATGCTGATCGTCGTGAAGCCGGGAATGGTGTTCAGCTCGTTCACGTACCAGCGGCCTGTTCCGCGCTCCAGGAACAGATCGACACGGGCCATGCCGGCGCAATCCAGCAGCTGAAAGACGCGCACGGCGAGTTCCCGCACGGTGGCGACTTGGGATTCGGTGAGCGGGGCTGGAATGATGAGGGTGGCGCCATGTTCATCCACGTACTTCGCCTCGTACGAGTAGAACTCCGCGGTGGGGCAGATTTCACCAGGGACCGACGCCTGCGGGTTGTCGTTCCCGAGTATGGCGCATTCGATCTCTCGCGCGTCGATCCCTTTTTCTATGAGAACCTTGTTGTCGTACTCCAGCGCAACGGCAATGGCAGAGGACAGGGCCTCGAACGCCTTCACTTTGGTGATACCTACGGACGACCCAAGGTTTGCCGGTTTGACGAACAACGGTAGTCCGAATTCGCTGGCGCGCGCGATGACCGCTGTGGTGTCAGCCGTCCACTGCGCCCTCGTCGTCGTAAAAAACGGTACCACCGGTACGCCGGCAGCGTGCAACAACCGCTTCTGCACGTCCTTGTCCATTCCGACGGCAGAACCCAGCACACCGGCGCCGACGTAGGGGATGTCCGCCAATTCCAGCAGCCCCTGGACGGTCCCGTCTTCGCCATACGGGCCGTGCAAGACCGGAAACACGACGTCGACATTGCCGATGGCAGCAGTCGGGTCTTGGGGATCGATCAGTTTCCCCGTCGTGGGAGCCGGCAGGAGTATGACCTCGCTGCCTGCGCCGTTGAGCGCCGGCAGCGGCGCCTCTGTCAGTTGCCGGAAGGCCCGCTCACCCAGGAGGTGCCAGTGCCCAGCGCGATCGATGCCGATCAAGCTGACACGATACCTGTCCGGGTTGATAGCGTCGACGATGCTGCGCGCCGAGCGCAATGAAATCTCATGCTCACCAGACCGACCACCGAAAATCACGCCGACGTGTACTTTGCTCTTCGACCGCGCCACCCCGCACCTCCTTGTGACGACCGTACCACACTTTCGGCTGGTGCTCACGTTCAACAAGCGTAAAAACAGGGGGCTTGCATCACGCGCGGCGCTATGGGTAAATGCGTTCGTAAAGATTGAGACGGATTTCACACTGATGACCAGATCGCATTACATCACGGACGGAGAGCAGCGGCGACGTCATGCCCACGCATGGGGACGTGGCGGCGCTACGGTCGTGGCGGCATCTCTCGTGGGTGCCGTGACGATGGCGGTGACGCTTTTCGTCGCGAAGATTAACCCGCGCTGGGTGTCCGGTGGCCTTCTGAGGGAGGGGAATCCGTAAAGGGCGAGACAACTCTTGAGGATAAAGGGGCCACCGGACGAAAGTTCGGTGGCCCCTTTTTTTTGGCGAAATGAGGTCTCCGCGATGGGCGGGGACGAGCGGATCGGGGATGGGCTCCGTTCCGCCAGACGATCCGGAGAGGAGGACAACAATGGGTCGGATCGATGGACAGTTGGTGGCGCAGCGGTTGAGAGTGGTGGTGGCCGACGAGCCCAAGGCGTTTGCCTATGAGATCGGGGTCAGCCTGTCGGCACTTTACAACTACCTTAACGGTCGAGTTCCCTCGACCGAGGTGCTGTTCCGCATCGCCTGCTACACCGGTCGGCCGATGGAGTGGTTCCTCGGTACCGACGGCGCGGGCAGCGTGGATATGATGGTTGGGTTGGGTTGTAAGGGCAACGGCGCCAGCGTTGCGGTGGCCCACTGAACAGTTCGGGTGTTCCCTTGTGGTCCTTCCCACGGGGAGGACGGACGCCCTAGGGCACCTACGACACGCACTCTGGCCGTGCGGCGTCGGTGGGTGCGTGATCGGAGGTGATCATATGGAATGGTTTGCGATGCTCCCAGTGCCCGTGAGCATCGTCGCGGGCGCAGCCGCCCCCGGAGCGGTGGAGTTCAGTGCCGGCAGGACTCTCTGTGTCTTGTTGGCGTTGCTGGTGGCGGCGGTGCCACTGCTGCTGGTGGCGCGTCACGCCTATAGTTCCCGGCGTTCGAGAGTGAGAGCCGAAGGCCCATGCTTGTGCCTGCTCGAAGGCGGAAAGGAAATACCGTTCCATGCGGCTTGAAAGGTTGGCGCCACCTATGAAAAGGGGGAAGGCTCTGATCTCGGCGGATTCAGGTTCCGCTCCATCCGCCCATGCGATACCTGAAGGCGCGGCCGCGGTGTGTCGAGCCGTGCAACTCAATGAAGAGCAGTCCACGCATCACCATGGTGAAGTACAACAATAGCGCCGTCACTGCGTCTTGCGCGTAGCCGGCGATGCCGCCGATGGGCAGAGAAGCGACACCGTACATAATGGCGACCGCGACGAGCGTGGCGGGGAACCACTCGATCCAGTTCTCAGCGATGAACTCGTAACTCTCCGACAGCAGGGTGGTGGCTGAGTAGTGTCCCATGTAGATCAATTCCGGGACTGCATTGAACAGAACGAAAATCGCGACATACAGGAAGAGGAGGATCACTTCGCCCTGCGGTAGCTGCAAAACGGCCGGGCTGACGAGAGTGAAGAGGAAGAAAACGAACATGATCCCCACTACGTCCCATAAATAGCGGCCAAAGCTGTGACGGAAGTCGTTCAGAGTTACCCTCGAGGTCCGCACGATCATCTCGACAAGGTAGAGGAAGGAACCAAGGCAGGCCGCCTGAACGAGCGTCAAAGCAAAACCGCCGGCGATGCCCAACGGCAGACACAGTCTGGCGGCAACTATCCTGATGGCCTGATAAACAAAGAGGCTGCCAAGAACCGGCCAATTCTTTCCGGCCAGCATCGCCGCCCGAGCGCACACTTGGCGGTATATCTGCAATGTTACAACGAGCCATTCCATCGATTACACCACGATGAGTGGCGCACTGTAACGATGCCGGTACAGCGGGTCAACCGCGCGCGGACACCGCACGCGGCAGCCATGGACTACCGCGGCGCAGGATGCTGCGGGAACATGCGCGAAACGTTGAGCTCGCGCAGGCGCTGCGTCAAACGGGTCCATTCGTCGCGCAATGCGCGCGGTACGGGTTCCTTCAGGCTTTGAGCCCAGGGTGGACCGTCCTCCGGCCCCGTAATGATGGACTCAACGATACTCCGTGACTGTGTGAAGGCGACGCGGTTGCTCAGTTGTCGCACGCGTGGGCGCACGTGCATCTCGCGTACGTGAGTCACTATTTCAGCCAGCCGCTGCCGGATGCGAAGCTCCTCGGTAACCAACTCCCACTGGATCGAGGGTGGGTCTCCAGTCAGTGGCCACAGGTATTCGTCAACTTCAATGTCGGCGCGGTATTCGTCTCGTCGCATCTCGTCACCCCGTCGGCGCACACTTTTATGGATGCGGAGGAGCGTTGGAAGATGCCAATGTGCCGTAGGGCACACCGCGCGCGGAATTATTGTGTCGTTTGAGACTCTGCGTGCCCTAGACGCTGCTGCGTCTGCGACGGACGAAACAGATCGCCGCGGAGGATCTGCTCGACGTGCACGTTGTAGCGCTGGTCGAAGAAGCGGTGCGTGAGGACGATCTTGCGGCCGTCTCTGACCGTCAGCCCTTCGCGCTCGAAGCGTTTCATGACGCGTGCGACGTTGGCGCGCGAGGCAATGGCGAACTCGGCGAGGTCGGCATGTGTTACGGGCAAGTCGATCAACACGGTCCCGTTGGTATCGTGTCCGAAATCGCGCGCCAGGACGGCTAGTTCGTGGACGAGGCGCTCCTCCAGGCGCAGGCCGAGCAGGCAGCACTTGTCGTACAGCAAACGACTCAGCACCCGCCAGCTGAACGAGACGATTTGCAGGACGCTGGGCGGCGGAGAGTTGGCGACCAACTCGGCCATCATTTCGTTGGTGATGATGGCGACGGTGGAATCGATGAAAGCGCTGGCGGAAAACAGCCGGGGCTGCCCTTGGTCGGCGTACCAGTTCAGACCGAAGAACTGCCCGGGTCGGATGAGCTGGACGCACACCGTGCCCGCGCCCGACGGACAACTGACCTTGACCACGCCACTGACCAAGAAGTTGACAAAATCGGCGCTGTCCTCCGGGCTGAAGATGTTTTGTCCTTTGTTCCAGCGTCCCAGCTGCGCACTGCGCACCAGGAGATCGACGGCGCTTGGCGTCATGCCCATGCGCCGGCTGATATGGGTCAACAGCGTCCGGAGCTGTTCTTTTGGGACACTCAGCAGCACTTTCGACTCCACTCGGCTATTGATGCTGATCCGCTCCAACAGGGATGGGTTTTCATGGATCGAACTGCGAGTCAAGGTGGGACGCCGCACCGATATCGCTTCCAGCCGCCTGCTCTGTGGCGATGATCAGGATTTCGACGAGCACACCCACGCCGCCGATCAGCACAGGCCGCGTGAGGGACTCGTGCGGCGCGACGGCGGTTGCATCCGCGCGTTGCTCCAATTACTGTTCCAACACGCTGCGGAAGGTGCTGGTGGCCCAGGGAGATCCGAAGATCAAAGGTCAGGTTGTTCCGATGAACGAGTACCTCGTTGATGTCGGCGATAAGGATTTCGAGGCTGCGGTCATCGAGCGCTCGAAGCACACGCCGGTGGTGGTGGATTGTTGGGCCCCGTGGTGCGCGCCCTGCCGAGCCCTCGGTCCACTGCTGGAACGACTGGCGGAAGAGCATCACGGCGCGTTCATTATCGCCAAGGTGAATGTCGATGAGAATCCGCAGTTGTCGGCAGCACTCGGCATCAGCAGCATTCCGATGGTGCTCGGCTTCCGCGACGGCAAGCCTGTTGCCGAGTTTGTTGGCGCGCTGCCCGAGGCGGCGGTACGAAAATTCCTGACTCAGGTGCTGCCGACTGAGGCAGACCGCTTGGCGGCTGAAGGCGATCAGCTGCGCGCCACCGGCAAGAGCGCCGAGGCCGAAGCGCAGTTTCAAGGCGCGCTCGACCTGGATGCGCGTTGCCCGCGTGCGCTGCTCGGTTTGGCCGCCGTCCTGACGGATCGTGGGGAGTACGAGGAGGCGCTGGCCCTACTGGAGCGGGTCGGATTTGGCGCCCTGCGGCAAGATGCCGACCGACGGGCGGCCGAGATTCGCGTCCGCCAAGGCGGCAGGGGCGACGAGCAAGCATTACGGGCGAAGGTAGCGGCTGATCCTGCCGATATCGAGGCTAGGTTTCTTCTGGCCCAAGTGTTGGCCGCCGCGTCGAAGCATAGCGAGGCGCTGGAACAGTACTTGGAAATTGTTCGTCACAATCGTCAGTTCCACGATGATGCGGCACGCAAGGCGATGCTGGATATCTTCGAACTGCTCGGACCAGAACACGAAGCCACCGGTCATTACCGGTCGGAACTCGCCAAGGTTCTGTTCCGCTGATCTCGGTAGATGCCGCGTCGAAGTCCAGCGTAGCCAGGCGATCATAGCGGAACTGTGGCAAAATCGCCCAGGACAGCTTATTGTCCAGGCGAAAACCAAGGAGCGTGGCGAAGTCGCGGTCTCAGCCGCGTGCGCTACGGTGGGTTGAGAAGGAGTGCATGCGGTGAACCGTGCTGAAGCAAGCGTTGTTCCGGTCCAGCGGGCACGTGCGTCGACGCTGCGCGATCTCGTGTCCTTGCTGCGGCCGACGCAATGGAGCAAGAACGCTGTCCTGTTTGCGGCGCTCATTTTCTCCAAGCACCTCTTCAAGACCGGCGATCTCATCGTGGTTACGCTCGGGTTTGTCGCCTTCTGTGCTCTCGCGAGCGGCGCCTACGTCATGAACGACCTGCGCGACTGCGACCGCGACCGCGAACACCCGTTGAAGGCGCTCCGACCGTTGCCCTCCGGGCGTGTGCGTCGCGGTACGGCGATGGTGTTGGCCGTTGGCTTGGTCTTGGTTGGACTGGGAGGCGCGACCGCCCTCAATGCCGGCTTCGGACTTCTGGCGTGCTTGTATTTCCTCTTGCAGGTCGGGTACACTTTTTGGCTCAAGGAAGTGGTCATTCTGGACGTCATGGCAATTGCCGCTGGCTTCGTCATCCGGGCGGTGGCAGGCGGGGTCATGATCGCCGTGCCGGTATCGCCTTGGCTCATCATCTGCACCTTCTTGCTGGCGCTCTTCCTCGGGTTCTCGAAGCGGCGACATGAATTGATCTTGCTCGAAACTCGGGCCACGGACCATCGCGCCAGTCTGAAGGAGTACAGCCCCTACTTCCTCGACCAGATGATTGCCGTCGTGACGGCCTCGACCGTCGTGGCCTACGCCATTTACACGGTGTCACCCGAAGTGCGGGAGAAGCTCGGTACCGATAAGCTCTACCTGACCATCCCGTTTGTGTTGTTTGGTATCTTCCGTTACTTGTACTTGGTGCATCAACGCGAGGAAGGCGGTAACCCCACCCAGCTCTTGCTGAGCGACCAGCCGTTGCAGGCCGGTGTCCTGCTGTGGATTCTGACTGCCGCGGTGCTGCTGTACTGGACGCCATGACAGCAATGGCAGCGCCGTTCGTCGGCCGGAGAGTGGAGAAGCCGTGGGGATACGAACTCATCTGGGCAGAGACCCCGCGCTACGTCGGGAAAATTCTTCACATCGAGCGCTCCGGCCAGCTGAGCTACCAGTACCACGA comes from Candidatus Binatia bacterium and encodes:
- the aroQ gene encoding type II 3-dehydroquinate dehydratase; the protein is MAAKKRDPRAAKDQTVPRVLVLHGPNLNMVGTREPGIYGHETLADIERGLSELALDLGVALKTFQSNSEGALVDRIQAARGTADAIVLNAGAYTHTSVAIRDALLATDLPVIEVHLSNTYKREPFRHCSLIADIAVGQITGFGANSYLLGLRAAADILARRK
- the ddlA gene encoding D-alanine--D-alanine ligase, whose amino-acid sequence is MARSKSKVHVGVIFGGRSGEHEISLRSARSIVDAINPDRYRVSLIGIDRAGHWHLLGERAFRQLTEAPLPALNGAGSEVILLPAPTTGKLIDPQDPTAAIGNVDVVFPVLHGPYGEDGTVQGLLELADIPYVGAGVLGSAVGMDKDVQKRLLHAAGVPVVPFFTTTRAQWTADTTAVIARASEFGLPLFVKPANLGSSVGITKVKAFEALSSAIAVALEYDNKVLIEKGIDAREIECAILGNDNPQASVPGEICPTAEFYSYEAKYVDEHGATLIIPAPLTESQVATVRELAVRVFQLLDCAGMARVDLFLERGTGRWYVNELNTIPGFTTISMYPKLWEASGLSYRELISRLIDLGLERHAQRSRLKKAYVPAAVQPE
- a CDS encoding helix-turn-helix transcriptional regulator; the protein is MGRIDGQLVAQRLRVVVADEPKAFAYEIGVSLSALYNYLNGRVPSTEVLFRIACYTGRPMEWFLGTDGAGSVDMMVGLGCKGNGASVAVAH
- a CDS encoding Crp/Fnr family transcriptional regulator, which translates into the protein MLLSVPKEQLRTLLTHISRRMGMTPSAVDLLVRSAQLGRWNKGQNIFSPEDSADFVNFLVSGVVKVSCPSGAGTVCVQLIRPGQFFGLNWYADQGQPRLFSASAFIDSTVAIITNEMMAELVANSPPPSVLQIVSFSWRVLSRLLYDKCCLLGLRLEERLVHELAVLARDFGHDTNGTVLIDLPVTHADLAEFAIASRANVARVMKRFEREGLTVRDGRKIVLTHRFFDQRYNVHVEQILRGDLFRPSQTQQRLGHAESQTTQ
- a CDS encoding tetratricopeptide repeat protein, with protein sequence MAQGDPKIKGQVVPMNEYLVDVGDKDFEAAVIERSKHTPVVVDCWAPWCAPCRALGPLLERLAEEHHGAFIIAKVNVDENPQLSAALGISSIPMVLGFRDGKPVAEFVGALPEAAVRKFLTQVLPTEADRLAAEGDQLRATGKSAEAEAQFQGALDLDARCPRALLGLAAVLTDRGEYEEALALLERVGFGALRQDADRRAAEIRVRQGGRGDEQALRAKVAADPADIEARFLLAQVLAAASKHSEALEQYLEIVRHNRQFHDDAARKAMLDIFELLGPEHEATGHYRSELAKVLFR
- a CDS encoding decaprenyl-phosphate phosphoribosyltransferase translates to MNRAEASVVPVQRARASTLRDLVSLLRPTQWSKNAVLFAALIFSKHLFKTGDLIVVTLGFVAFCALASGAYVMNDLRDCDRDREHPLKALRPLPSGRVRRGTAMVLAVGLVLVGLGGATALNAGFGLLACLYFLLQVGYTFWLKEVVILDVMAIAAGFVIRAVAGGVMIAVPVSPWLIICTFLLALFLGFSKRRHELILLETRATDHRASLKEYSPYFLDQMIAVVTASTVVAYAIYTVSPEVREKLGTDKLYLTIPFVLFGIFRYLYLVHQREEGGNPTQLLLSDQPLQAGVLLWILTAAVLLYWTP